The proteins below come from a single Parageobacillus toebii NBRC 107807 genomic window:
- a CDS encoding ABC transporter permease, with product MNSQVSVVNKQEKSKPSISSKERVSRILHKYGMLFILIALIILMSVLSPTFFTTGNLLNIVRQMSVVGIVAIGVTIVIITTGIDLSSGSVIALVSVIAASFAHPDTYPVIVPILIGLGVGLLTGVINGTIISKAKIAPFIVTLGMMTAARGAALLFSDGRPIGNLSDSFKFIGQGTLAGIPVPIIIFGFVGFISYILLNKTKFGKYVYAIGGNEQAAIIAGVNVDKYKILVYAYAGLLSGLAGIILTSRISSGQPTAGMMYELDAIAAAVIGGTSLSGGIGTIGGTIIGALIIGVLNNGLDLLNVSPYWQQILKGVIITVAVFIDSRKNRKS from the coding sequence ATGAATAGCCAAGTGTCTGTTGTGAATAAACAAGAAAAGTCGAAGCCGTCCATTAGTTCCAAAGAAAGAGTTTCCCGTATTTTACACAAATATGGGATGTTATTTATCCTTATCGCATTAATTATCCTCATGTCTGTTCTTTCTCCGACATTTTTTACGACCGGGAACTTATTGAATATTGTTAGACAAATGTCTGTTGTAGGAATTGTCGCGATTGGTGTAACGATCGTTATTATCACTACCGGAATTGACTTGTCATCCGGTTCTGTCATCGCACTTGTATCTGTTATAGCGGCCAGTTTTGCACATCCAGATACGTATCCGGTCATTGTCCCGATTCTTATTGGCCTCGGGGTGGGGCTTCTTACAGGCGTGATCAACGGGACAATTATTTCCAAAGCAAAAATCGCTCCGTTTATCGTCACGTTAGGAATGATGACAGCTGCAAGAGGTGCGGCATTACTCTTTAGCGATGGACGACCAATTGGAAATTTGTCAGATTCTTTTAAGTTTATAGGCCAGGGAACGTTAGCAGGTATTCCTGTTCCGATTATAATCTTCGGGTTTGTAGGATTCATTTCATATATTCTCTTAAATAAAACAAAATTCGGCAAATACGTATATGCTATCGGTGGTAACGAACAAGCAGCTATTATTGCTGGTGTTAATGTAGATAAGTATAAGATTTTGGTATATGCATATGCTGGTTTACTATCGGGCCTTGCCGGAATTATTTTAACGTCTCGTATATCATCTGGCCAGCCAACAGCAGGTATGATGTATGAATTAGATGCAATTGCTGCGGCTGTTATCGGCGGTACAAGTCTTTCTGGAGGAATTGGCACGATTGGTGGCACAATTATTGGCGCGCTTATTATTGGTGTCTTGAATAATGGGCTAGATTTGCTAAATGTTTCTCCATATTGGCAACAAATTTTAAAAGGAGTCATTATAACTGTTGCTGTATTTATTGATTCTCGGAAAAATAGAAAATCATGA
- a CDS encoding sugar ABC transporter ATP-binding protein has protein sequence MSKDYILEMIDITKEFPGVKALDGVQLKVKKGTVHALMGENGAGKSTLMKILIGIYTPDKGKIIFDGEKLKISTIKQALDKGISMIHQELSPIPNMTVAENIFLGREPSYRFTGWLKTKELEEKTRKLFEKLEIDIDPNAKMSDLSIANTQMVEIAKAISYNSKLIIMDEPTSAITEKEVHHLFNIIRSLKKEGVSIIYITHKMDELEQITDEVTVLRDGKYIGTKPSNQITRDELIQMMVGRELNQIFHKQPAEIKEVALSVKGLTKKGKFENVSFEVRKGEIVGFAGLMGSGRTEVLESIFGITPPDSGEVYINGEKVNIRSTRDAIKYGMGLLTEDRKLTGLFLPLSVQDNMITVTIDQYTKGGFLNEKKIREDCQRLSEQLAIKTPSLQQLIKNLSGGNQQKALIARWLLQDPDILFLDEPTRGIDVGAKSEIYNLIFDLAKKGKAIVVVSSELPEILGLSDRIIVMHEGRKTGELSREEATQERIMELATGELVTTGS, from the coding sequence AATATTAATAGGAATTTATACTCCTGATAAAGGAAAAATTATATTTGATGGAGAGAAATTAAAAATTTCTACCATTAAGCAAGCTCTTGATAAAGGAATTTCTATGATTCATCAAGAGCTTAGTCCGATACCGAACATGACAGTAGCGGAAAACATTTTTCTAGGAAGAGAGCCTAGTTATAGATTTACAGGATGGTTGAAAACGAAAGAGCTAGAGGAAAAAACAAGAAAGTTATTTGAAAAGCTCGAAATTGATATCGACCCAAATGCGAAAATGTCAGACCTCAGCATCGCCAATACACAAATGGTCGAAATTGCGAAAGCGATTTCTTACAACTCCAAGCTTATCATTATGGATGAGCCCACATCTGCCATTACAGAAAAGGAAGTCCATCATTTATTTAACATTATCCGCTCTTTAAAAAAAGAAGGAGTGTCAATCATTTATATTACCCATAAGATGGATGAATTAGAGCAGATTACAGATGAAGTAACTGTATTAAGAGATGGAAAATATATAGGAACAAAGCCAAGCAATCAGATTACGAGAGATGAACTGATCCAAATGATGGTAGGAAGAGAATTAAATCAGATTTTTCATAAACAACCTGCAGAAATTAAAGAGGTAGCATTATCGGTAAAAGGATTAACGAAAAAAGGCAAATTTGAAAATGTTAGTTTTGAAGTGAGGAAGGGAGAAATTGTAGGTTTTGCTGGATTGATGGGGTCAGGGAGAACAGAAGTGTTAGAGAGTATCTTCGGAATTACTCCTCCGGATTCGGGAGAGGTTTACATTAACGGGGAAAAGGTCAATATCCGCTCCACACGCGATGCGATTAAATACGGAATGGGATTATTGACCGAAGACCGAAAGTTAACCGGCTTATTCCTGCCGCTTTCCGTTCAGGATAACATGATTACGGTGACAATCGATCAGTATACAAAAGGTGGATTTTTAAATGAAAAGAAAATTCGAGAGGACTGTCAACGGCTTTCCGAGCAATTAGCGATTAAAACACCAAGCCTTCAACAGCTCATTAAAAACTTGAGCGGCGGAAACCAGCAAAAAGCGCTGATTGCCAGATGGCTGCTTCAAGATCCGGATATTTTGTTTTTAGATGAGCCGACACGGGGAATCGATGTCGGGGCGAAATCAGAAATTTACAACTTGATTTTCGATCTTGCCAAAAAAGGAAAAGCGATTGTGGTTGTTTCCTCTGAGCTGCCAGAAATATTAGGCTTAAGCGACCGAATTATCGTCATGCACGAAGGAAGAAAAACGGGTGAATTAAGCAGGGAGGAAGCAACACAAGAACGAATCATGGAGTTAGCAACTGGGGAATTAGTTACTACTGGATCATAA